The nucleotide window tataaaatctttaaattactcaaacaagaataataatttgttattgaattagtgatacatgattcataccatttaGTTGTTCCCTTGCGATTTTCTCCTGCAAAACCAATcacaatttttagattattaatatcatactgctaactaaacatattttaagaagacaatacaatttattcaaaaatatttacaattgtttACACTCAACAATTATCTAATTCACATACTTGTTCTTCTATGAATAATTGCTCAACTGTGGAGTTTAGGTTACCCAACCATCGTGCTCTGGTAGAACTCATCATAACTTTGTTGAACTTTGGTGTCAGTTGTTTTCCATAACCAAAAATCTTCATATTTGGACATTTTATTATCATAAGTTCCTCCAAAACAGGAAATTCAATAGAATATGAGCTTGAGCTAAAACAACCAATGTTACTTAGCTGTACAAGCTTCAATTCGGACAAACTAGGAAAGACAATCTTCTTTGCTAATGATGATGATACTTCCTCATTTGTGACTATTTCTTCCAATGCTGAgcaatcatatattttaagtttCCAGAGCTTCACAAGGCTTTTGACTATGGAGGGGGTGAAGaggctttttaatttattgcaactaaaaatatatatagaagttAAGTTTCCCAAACTTGGGGAGGTTGTGGTGAGATCTTTCCTTGGTGGTAttatttcctcttcttctctcatTATGAAAATCTCCTCTAAATTGTCACAACTACATATCTCCATTTCTTCCAAACAAATGAGACTCTGCAACAAATCTTGTGAAAATATCTTAACTAACTTTGGGCACatccataattttattctcttcAAGTTGCAAAGGTTTATGTATTGAGTTTCACCTTTCCATATATGTGTCATGTTTGGCAGATATTTCAAATGTAGTTCCTTTAATGACGAAAGCAACTTTGTTTTTCCATATGTCACCTTAAGCACTTCACAATCAAATACATATACCATTGATTTACACCAGCCTACTTCTAAATATTCCGTTTGTTCAATTACCAAATTCTTTAGGCAATTAATCAATCCTGAAATCATAACCTTATCATCATTTGACATCAacaattttcttgaatattcttttgAACCAATCATGAAGTTGACCTTTTCAAAACGTCCTACACCACCTATTATTATTGCAaagtttgataagtttttgaacggcacatcattatcaattaaGAAATTCAAGTTTGGGATAATAATTTTCAAGCTAGTCAATCTAGACAAAGATTGTAACTCAGCAAGCTTTGCATTGTTTCTCAAACCCCCCTCATCTCCTTCAGAATCCCAATGCTCAAAACTTCTTAAAACATACAACTCCTCCAATTTACACAGAGAAGATATGACACCATGTGCTATTCGTGCAAGCTCTTCACAACCGTTCAAATCTAATAACCTCAAatgaattaattgattgaaaGATATTGGGATCTCCCTAACATTAGAATCATTAAGGCTAAAAATTTCTAGTTTACTTAGTTGCCCGATAATAGATAGGTCGCCTAACTCGCAACCATTAAGATACAATGTTCTAAGATTTGCCAGCAAAGAAAGTGACTCTGGCAGTGGCAATAATTGTGTTTTACTCAAGTCTAAAACTCTAAGATCTTTCATGccttgaaaaaaattgttagggAAAACCATTTTAGAATTTCCCTGCAACAGTAAAGATTGTAACTTTGGGCATTCCATCATATCTGACACTTCTTTAATATCATTTGACATTAATGAGATACATGTGAGATCTTCATATGTATCTCTGTTTGGCCACTTTTTTAGACCAGTGCCAGCTTTGACCAAGAATATTTGATTGTACTTAGGTGCTATTATATGTGCAACATCACGTACAACATCATGCAATTTTACATACTCTTCCATATTGTACCGATGTTTTCcataaatcaagagaaaagaagaggtcaacGTACTTACAATAGCGTGAACTCTGTGCCTAACATCCTTCATTGTCTCAACATTTTTGAACCACCTCAAAGCCACTCCATATGTAACTAAAACTTCAATTGGGATTTCAAAATCCTCTGAAAACACGCTACAAAAGAAGAACAATGATTTTGCATCATCGCTTTCTAGATATTTGATGCTCAACTCTAAAGATGAAATCACATTTCTTTGCATCCCTGGGATATCTGTATAAGCAGACATTTTTAGTTGTCGTGCTACATCTTTCCACACATGctcatttttgttctttaatgtcTTTGCTATTGTCACAATTGCAAGTGGCAAGCCATTACATTCAGCAACTACATCTTTTGCGATTGAGCTTCTGATAGAATTTTCAACATCCATTCCAACGTGCTCCTTGAATAGCTCCCACGATTCCTGTTCTGATAAAGTTTTGACTATATATGTTTTGTCACAATCCATTTCATCGCACACATTTTCACTTCGAGAGGTAAGCACAATCTTACAACCTCCGTGATCCTTCCCAAAAGGAATACCAATCTCGGCCAATTCAATTTCTCCCCAAACATCATCCAATATCATGAGAATTCGTTTCTCCTGCTTAATTCTCTGCCACAAGGAACTTGCTCGTGCTGATTCAGGAATATCCGACAATGATTTCAGATCTAGCTTGTAAGCAATTGCTTTTTGAATTTCCATGATATTTGGGGTTTGAGACACAACTACAAAAACTACTGAATCATACAACTTCTCTTCCTCGGCTTGTTTGCCAACTTGTTTCACCAGAGTGGTTTTACCCACACCCCCCATCCCACAAATTCCAATTATGCTGACCTTGTCATCTTTCAAGGCCTccataatttcattcttgattgattCTCTGGATTCAAAAATTCCAGAAAATCCAACAGTTGGAACGATAATGCTTGAAGGGGGAAGAGCAGGCTGAGATATAGCTTGAAATGTTCCACCTTCTTGGAGCTGAGTGATCACCGTTATCTTCTGCTTTGCCACGTTGCTGAACCGGTAACGTGATCGGACATTAATGCACCACCCTTTGAAGCACATCTTGTTCACGTTGCCTTCATCTTCAAAAAACTTTTCTGCTTCTGCAGAGACATCATCAACTTTAGATATCCAGGTTTGGACATCAGGTAAGataatttctctgtttctttcaGCAGCATGAATTCTCAATTGCATGCTGTCTCTGGTACCCTTGAGTTGCTGAGCTTGATTTCGTAATGCTTCGATGTTGTCATTGTAGTTAAGCAGGTAGCCAATCTGACGGCCTGCTGCTTTGAACAAGCGGCTGAAAATAATTTCAGAAATTGAACTAACACATGAAGTAACAATTTCCATGATGTATATTTTGAGTGTTTTTTGTTGTCGGGAGATCGAGGATGAATAATGATCGATAGAAGGTAGGAAAGAGAAGAGAATGGCACGAAATTCATCTCTTATAATACTTCTATCCTTTGCCTTTTGTGGTAGAAGTGATTCCCCACCacaatcagaaaaaaaaaaaaaaaactgtctcATTACAACAATTTGGTAATGGAAACCAGCTCAGGTTTTGCacaagtattattatattaagcatgaattattaattaattaataacaaagtTTAGCTTTTGCAAGAGCACTTAATAAAGCTAATGCTACTTTGCCTAgtttaatcttcattttccactactttgaattataaaataattaattatctaattgaatCCAGCTGAGGTTTATTTGAACAAATTATCGACACgttgaaaattattatcaaataaagatttgaattaaactcagattaaactatcaaattgaaattttaatttgaattttattcaaatcaaatttaacacaAAACTTGAGTTGAATTAGTTTGGTATGAATCCACCAGTAAAACCGATATGAAGCTTTAGGTTAAAATGAAACGTTTTGACTTATTTGTGATATATCATTTCAAACGTTGGTTATGCTATGAACTGATGGAATAGACTTGAAATGTTTAAAGATAaggaaaagattaaaataataataatttaagaaaaaaaggttaaaaattataatatttaaaacaattaagcTATCacgaaaaaatattattttatatgataataaacaaaatgaaattcttGTAATAATTGGTTAAGATAATTCAAATCCAATTAGGTACCATAGTTAAACTAGAAAAAACCACAGGCTACCCAACTTTCGAGTTGGattgaaccaaattatacaAGTGCAAATGAGTTAATCAGTAATGAAATagcgaaattaaaaaaaaaacagggaaAAGAGATTGCAATGGAGACTCACagcatgaagatgaagatggatgaacaagcaaaattaagaaaaggtGAGAAAAAGAGATTGCAGTGGAGACTCATcacatgaagatgaagatagatgaaagtaaaatttagtctccaaaatctaaaaagtaaaaaaggttAAAGAACTCATTCAAAATCCTTCAACACCAAATTTCCTATtgtacttcaatttttttttttttcatattttcaaatgagaAGATTGAAGAGTTCAATCTTTACAGTAGTAGTAGTGTGCATAGACTACgaaattgattattattagattttgagTTTAATCAAATTcgaatattaattgatttaattttaatttgaatccacAACCGATAGTTTgaaattgagtttgtttgaaaatattttgttaaagattatcaatataacaaataatattattaatgaaataaataatatcaacaactgattaataatattgttgacgtaataaaaaatattatcaaatagaattttaaactatactcaaaataaattatctaattgaatttttgttttcttggataatatatcaaattgaaattataatttgaattcaacctaGAATCAAACCATACAATTAGTAAAGTTGAGgtattttttgggtaaattgaagttgagttaaattttttttaatgaaaaagaacaagactaaaatgataataatttgaaaaataaagtaccaaagaaatatttgaaataattggaCTAATGTAAGTCTTTCTCCTACAGTAACTTCCGTTTTGTCAAAGTCCATTTGACCTAAAAACGTAGAGTAGCAGACCTTACTTTTTAGCTGGAAACCACTAACACAACATGTAATCATGCCTTCTGACTTTAAATTTTGTGGAGGAGACCCACCAAGTGAAAGAGGGGTAGGAGTGAAAGTGTATTCAGTCTCCtgactttgaaaaagaaaaataaaaataatttaagaattcaTTCAAAATCCTTCATTTAACTcctcaacaataaaaaaagatttctttcacattttaaattacgatattttcatttttatcattagAAGAGTATAGCCACTATCATGTGGTTGCTTTTTGGAAGACGTAAATAAGTTAATGAggtatgaaataagaaaaagcaGGTAAGAGAGATTAAAGTGGAGGTCCACCTtacgaagatgaagatgaattagagtaaaatttagcctttaaatatgtatattcgaATGTATGGGAGCCAAAAATCAAGCTATGAGCAAAGGTATTTTTAGTGGTATTAAAATGGGTGAACGAGAATTATGagtatataaacaaatctttTTTATGAGTGACTTTTGAATGGTTGATATCTGGAGACTGGAAGATACTAAAGATAAAGAGAGATTACAGTGGAAACCCACTATGTGAAGGTGAAGATAAAGATGGATGGGAGTTAAATTTCATGTGGTTGTTCTTGGAAGATGCCTCTGTTTTTGGTAGATTAATTATCTACCAGCCACAACTTGATTCTTGATTTTCCACTGCAAATAAAAAAGGTGAGTGGTCATTTTctaatgtcaaatcaattaaattttgtgaaacttTCATTTCATATTGTAAATGAATTGAGATGATGATCCATCATTTAGAGTAAACTtagaaaaatcaatcaatacaaattcattgtaaatataattttttattttatttttttaatttttgtagatTGCATCATGATGGATCATAAGTCTTTCTTATCAGGCCTCAACCTGATTTGTAAATTCACGGATTGTGTCAAAAATTTGTTGCAACAATCTGTTATAGTAGAAGTCCTCCTAAACTACAAAATTGATTagaattagattcaaattaagttttgtttgaatatgtATTGATTCAAACTTCTagaaaatactaattaattaattaatagattttataatgTAATCACAAAAAGAGATGCATGCCATGTTTTTTTGCCAAGAGTTTTCGAttcttgttttgaaaataatttaacaaacagtGTGTGGAATTGTAATTTGTTGTTGACCAGGTATGCAAGGAAGACATTGATTTTATTGGGTATTAATTTAAAGAGTACAGTCAATGTGATTCGACAGCTTCTTAGAAGATGTAAATGAGTTTACGAGGTATGAAATCAGAAAAggcaagaaaaattttaaacctatGCGATATATTGAATTAGTGTtatgtgaagatgaagatgggtGAGACTCAAAATTTCTCtccaaaatctaatttaatttaaaaattttaaatccatGCCACATATTGCAGATCAAATTGaattacattttattaatataaatataattttgacagTGACTTCTCTCCAATAATCCTAATAATTGATAACTTTCCCAACAATAGAATGTGAAACCAGAAAAAGCAGGAATAAAGTTCAACTACTCCACTTtgaattgtaaaaataattaattaatgagggctcttttttcttacttcaataaattataattctgTCCACATGGTAAGTTTccacaatcaatcaattaaagttaaataaattgaattcggTGGAACTTTCTTCTATAGATGAATGAATTGAGTTTACACCGAATCATTCACACTAAACTTATAAACAATTGATTCTTGTTCACTGTTagtatttgattattatttatgcttTATAAAGAAAGTAGTTGGTATAttgttttcaaagtttgattagTTGTTGAGATTAGGTTAAGTTGCAATTCCAACAcgatacaatacaaaaaaaatcatgttatGACATATTCTCATGTGATTGTGATTCATGGTTTTGAATTCAAGAAAATGACATTCAATtgcataatgatatattattattggtgTCCAAATTTACTCATTACAAGTACACATGGttttattgaaacttttttgATGTCAAAATATACTAATCAAAAGTAGTTTAGGTTTGCATgggtataaatataattattattaacagGCCAGTTGATTGTcttccactcaaggtttgataaaatgacaattctttaccctttaagtttgaaataattAGTTTTCACCCATTTAAACATTAACCATTTTAAATAGgtgaattttcaaaagaaaaatctgTGGTAATTGCGAAGGGATTAGGCCAACACCTAATAATAAACATTAACCATTTATAGCATTAGATCTAATAGTACTTTCACAGTTACAATTTTCTCTCAAGACAGTGTTAGAtctaatagtaaaatattttcttgacaGGCATCACTAACAGGATCCAATACTATAAAATGATTTCATGAATATGTGATCATTGTCAGAGTATGATCATTGTCAACTCCTTGGCCTTTAAGGTTCCATAGGAACTAAAGCATATCATGACCACTAAGGACTTGAGAATTTCTCCAACTCTTTCTGAATCAAGTCAGCCACAGGCTTGATGTAACCTTCTCGTTGACAACAGAACCATATGATAGAAACAGAAATCCTTGATAGGTATGCATCTTCCCTGACATATTATTCTTACTCAGAAATGGTTTTatgatatacaaattgatatactaCAGGCAAGAAATTAGAGAATATACTAAAACGGATGCAACACCTAGATATTCTCTTCAGAACACAGAGGCTTGACGCAGTTGTAGAGATAGAGGACTGTGGATAAAAACTTCTGCTGAAACAAAGTTAAGTTTCATATTGTTTAAGCTAGGAACACAATCTTCTCTGTTGATGCAAGCAGCagccttttctcctttctcattcaTGTTATTTGTTCTATATTCAAGCATTTAAGTCATAAGAGCTTACAAATGATGTAATAATGGGAAAATATTAATAGCAATTTGTTACATACCTGTTTGTTGAGGGCAGGTACATGTCCCCACTTTTGAATGCTGGATTCAAGAGCTAACTCCCCGTACTCCTTGCAAATCTCTCTTAAATGTTTCTATGCGTTCACTCACAAAGCTACAAGTGTAAATACTGCAATAAATTTAACTCTGTCTATTGCCATTTTAGTGCTCATATCAACACACAAAATTGCTAATTTGGTAACTAATCAGGTACCTGATTGGAAATGCAAGAAGACTTATAAAAACTTTTTGGCCAAGCTCAACAAGAACTTCATCAGTGTAGGAATTAACCAACCAAACATTATAGTGCCCAACCTaatgaagaggaaaaaaaatatgtcaTCTAGAAAGTCGGTAGACAACAATTGCGATAATGCTCATAATTAAGGATAGACAAGAAAGATGGAAGCTAAAACTTATGATACTGGGTTTACAGTTAGACCTGGCATGCCAAAGTATGATTGTTGTCAAATCCTCAGACTTTCAAGTTCTGCACGTCTCCATCTGGTCTTTCTACAGATCATCAGCGTTCTCAACATAAGTAAATGATACTACATGGGAAGTAAAGAATTACATTAGCTGTAGTTCCACATATAGatgcaaaagaaaaagttgtagAGAGCTAATCCCATCAAATGACCACAACCCCggcaagtcaaattttaatatatttactgattttgtgctgcaaaagaatcataaacaagaaaagtatatctgtAAATTAAATGCACCTCCTCAGGCTTAGAGAATTCTCCAACTCTTTCTGAATCATGTCAGCCATAGACTTGATGTAACCTCTAGTGGATACCAGGACTGTATGATAGAAACAGccttgatatatatgcatattccctgacatattattctcactcagaaatggtttatgatatacaaattgatttacTACAGACAAGAAATTACAGAATATACTCTTCAACAGCAGCACCTAGACATTCTCTTCAGAACACAGATGCTTGACCCAATTGTTGATGCAAGCAGCAGCCGtttctcctttctcattcaTGATTCTTTCTTCTATATTCAAGCATTCAGTCATTTTAGCTTACATATAATGTAATAATGGGAAAACATTCATAGAAATCTGTTACATACCTGTTTCCAAACTTGTTTTCACCTCAGTTTTCCATACAAATTTTCAACTACATGTATGCCTTCTTCATGCTATGctcaaaaacaatataattgtaTCAGTATGAGAAATTAATTATGCATTGGAGTTATAACAGCAAGAGTGGAGGAATGCAGAACCAAAATTATATCAGCATATGACATGTGTCTGCTTTGCTAAGCGTCCATCAGCATGCCCATTGCCACACCGAAAATGCCCAcctgtttgtgatattgataatgcataatcattaatGTTGCAATAAGGATTTTATTCGATGATATTtctaggaaaaaaattaatgaatcaaaattcaacagaCTATAAATTGCAAATGATATCTAAAAACTCTTCATCTTGTCCGCTTTTCTGTTTCCGCTACAATTCCATGCTCTGTATTTCCCTGCATTTCCTGTTACCATTTTTCTGATGTGAATCTAAACAGACTATGTTGTGATTATGGTAAGGGGGCATCAAGCcagtgaagaaagaagaaagtattTTACATctaaaaattgttcaaatagtataaatatttacaattgaattgaattcttacATAAACATGCCAAGCTCTTGCATTGCTAGGAAATGaactttaatcaatataaaattaatgttaaatttgattctaattataaaaatttgaacaagATTCAAACCAGTATGCATAGCAGAATCATGTCTCAGTTGATGTATTTCAGGTGATCCTTCTGCTCTTACTTCTACTACAATTAATTACGCTTCAGATTTTGTCCATCTCTAGATAGTTAAATCAAAGTTCATTTGTTATAGAAAAGACGGCCCAACCTAACTAAACCCACCACATTGATGGAAAATGagcaaactaacaaaaaaacatTAACTAAAGTTGTGATAGAAGAGAAAAGCAGCACATACCACTGCCATGAGGACACTTCCTTGTCAAACTCAAAGTGTTAGGGTTGCAGCAGATGGTATCGACAGGAAGCCTAAAAAAATATGTAGTTGGTATTCTTTTTATGTGCTTACTCACAAAGCTGCAATTGTAAatactataattaatttaattttgtagaTAGCCATTTTAGTGCCAATATCAACTACAAAATTACCGTTTTTGTAATTAGTCAAGCACCTGACTGGTACTACAAGAAGACTCTTAACACCCTTCTAGCCGAGCTCAACGAGAACTTCATCATTGTCAGGCTTCCACCATTGCACAGGCACTACTCGACTAACAAAGCCAAAGAAGGGGAAAGAAATGAATATTCCAGGGAATTAACCAACAAAACATTCCCAACCTAATGGtaggaaaaaatattagagctcaaaaaaatcaataaacaacAGTTGTGACAGTACCCATCATTACGGGCAGACAAGAAAGATATATCTAAAACTTATGAAATTGGGTTTTACTGTCCAACCTGACAAATCAGAGTATGATTGTTGCCAAATCCACAGCTTTTCAAGTTCTGCACTCCTCCATCTGGTCTTCTTTACGGATCACTAGTATTCTCAACATAACTGACTAGTACTCCATAGGCACTAAAGAATTTCATTACCTGTAGTTCCACatataaaagtcaaagaaaagttgTAGAGACTAATCCCATCAAATCACCACAACCAAGGCAAGTCATATTTTAGTATATATACTGATTTTTgtgctgcaaaagaatcatataaagaaagagtatttcaagaaatttaaatgCACCTCATCAGGCTTAGGGAAATTCTCCAACGCTTTCTGAATCACGTCATCCAATTGTTGATACTAGGGCCTGTATGATAGAAACAGGCAGCCTTGATATTTATGCATCTTGCCTGGCATattattctcactcagaaatggtttatgatataaaaaataatttaccacAGGCAAGCAATGAGAGAATATACTAAAACAGAAGCAGCACCTAAATATTCTCTCCAGCAGACAGATTCTTGACCTAGTAGTAGAAATAGAGAACTGTGGATAAATCCTCTTCTGAAACAAAGTAAGTTTCATCTTATTTAAGCTAGGAACACCATCTTCTCTGTTGATGCAAACATCcgccttttctcctttcttgttcATGATTATTTCCTTTATATTTGATCACTAAGTCATTTGAGCTTACACGTAATGTAATAATGAGAATACATTGATGGCAATTTGTTAACATACCTGTTTTCAAGCTTATTTTCCCCTAAATTTTGCATcacaaatttcaaccaaatgaatGTTTTCTTAATACTCTAtgttcaaaaagaaaagaactgTATCAGTATGACAAATTAATTTGGCATATGACAAGTATCTCATCTGCTAAGTTGCCATCAGCGTGCAACCTTGCCACACTGAAATTGCCCAcctgtttgtgatattgataatgcataatcattaatattgaaGTAAGGATTTTATTCCTTGCTATTTCTAGGAAAAGTTTaaggaattaaaattcaacAGTATAAATTGCAAATGATATCGAAAACCTCTTCAGCTTGTCTGCTTTTCCTTTTCTGCTACAATTCCTTGCCCTGTACTCCCCTGCATTTTCAGTTACAATTTTCTGATGTGAATCTAAACAAACTATTTTGCTGGGATTATGGTAAGGGGGAATCAAGCcactgaagaaagaaaaaagtattttacatctaaatattgtacaaatagtataaatatttacaattcaattgaattcataTATAAGCATCCCAAGATCTTGCATTGCTAGGAAATGAACATTAAAAACAATTCTCACTTCGATTTATTAGACATTAGATCGCCTCTTTGAAGttcattaatcaatattaagtt belongs to Mangifera indica cultivar Alphonso chromosome 2, CATAS_Mindica_2.1, whole genome shotgun sequence and includes:
- the LOC123209286 gene encoding disease resistance protein UNI-like isoform X2, with protein sequence MRQFFFFFSDCGGESLLPQKAKDRSIIRDEFRAILFSFLPSIDHYSSSISRQQKTLKIYIMEIVTSCVSSISEIIFSRLFKAAGRQIGYLLNYNDNIEALRNQAQQLKGTRDSMQLRIHAAERNREIILPDVQTWISKVDDVSAEAEKFFEDEGNVNKMCFKGWCINVRSRYRFSNVAKQKITVITQLQEGGTFQAISQPALPPSSIIVPTVGFSGIFESRESIKNEIMEALKDDKVSIIGICGMGGVGKTTLVKQVGKQAEEEKLYDSVVFVVVSQTPNIMEIQKAIAYKLDLKSLSDIPESARASSLWQRIKQEKRILMILDDVWGEIELAEIGIPFGKDHGGCKIVLTSRSENVCDEMDCDKTYIVKTLSEQESWELFKEHVGMDVENSIRSSIAKDVVAECNGLPLAIVTIAKTLKNKNEHVWKDVARQLKMSAYTDIPGMQRNVISSLELSIKYLESDDAKSLFFFCSVFSEDFEIPIEVLVTYGVALRWFKNVETMKDVRHRVHAIVSTLTSSFLLIYGKHRYNMEEYVKLHDVVRDVAHIIAPKYNQIFLVKAGTGLKKWPNRDTYEDLTCISLMSNDIKEVSDMMECPKLQSLLLQGNSKMVFPNNFFQGMKDLRVLDLSKTQLLPLPESLSLLANLRTLYLNGCELGDLSIIGQLSKLEIFSLNDSNVREIPISFNQLIHLRLLDLNGCEELARIAHGVISSLCKLEELYVLRSFEHWDSEGDEGGLRNNAKLAELQSLSRLTSLKIIIPNLNFLIDNDVPFKNLSNFAIIIGGVGRFEKVNFMIGSKEYSRKLLMSNDDKVMISGLINCLKNLVIEQTEYLEVGWCKSMVYVFDCEVLKVTYGKTKLLSSLKELHLKYLPNMTHIWKGETQYINLCNLKRIKLWMCPKLVKIFSQDLLQSLICLEEMEICSCDNLEEIFIMREEEEIIPPRKDLTTTSPSLGNLTSIYIFSCNKLKSLFTPSIVKSLVKLWKLKIYDCSALEEIVTNEEVSSSLAKKIVFPSLSELKLVQLSNIGCFSSSSYSIEFPVLEELMIIKCPNMKIFGYGKQLTPKFNKVMMSSTRARWLGNLNSTVEQLFIEEQEKIAREQLNEEEEEEEKEEEEEKVNT
- the LOC123209286 gene encoding disease resistance protein UNI-like isoform X3 codes for the protein MRQFFFFFSDCGGESLLPQKAKDRSIIRDEFRAILFSFLPSIDHYSSSISRQQKTLKIYIMEIVTSCVSSISEIIFSRLFKAAGRQIGYLLNYNDNIEALRNQAQQLKGTRDSMQLRIHAAERNREIILPDVQTWISKVDDVSAEAEKFFEDEGNVNKMCFKGWCINVRSRYRFSNVAKQKITVITQLQEGGTFQAISQPALPPSSIIVPTVGFSGIFESRESIKNEIMEALKDDKVSIIGICGMGGVGKTTLVKQVGKQAEEEKLYDSVVFVVVSQTPNIMEIQKAIAYKLDLKSLSDIPESARASSLWQRIKQEKRILMILDDVWGEIELAEIGIPFGKDHGGCKIVLTSRSENVCDEMDCDKTYIVKTLSEQESWELFKEHVGMDVENSIRSSIAKDVVAECNGLPLAIVTIAKTLKNKNEHVWKDVARQLKMSAYTDIPGMQRNVISSLELSIKYLESDDAKSLFFFCSVFSEDFEIPIEVLVTYGVALRWFKNVETMKDVRHRVHAIVSTLTSSFLLIYGKHRYNMEEYVKLHDVVRDVAHIIAPKYNQIFLVKAGTGLKKWPNRDTYEDLTCISLMSNDIKEVSDMMECPKLQSLLLQGNSKMVFPNNFFQGMKDLRVLDLSKTQLLPLPESLSLLANLRTLYLNGCELGDLSIIGQLSKLEIFSLNDSNVREIPISFNQLIHLRLLDLNGCEELARIAHGVISSLCKLEELYVLRSFEHWDSEGDEGGLRNNAKLAELQSLSRLTSLKIIIPNLNFLIDNDVPFKNLSNFAIIIGGVGRFEKVNFMIGSKEYSRKLLMSNDDKVMISGLINCLKNLVIEQTEYLEVGWCKSMVYVFDCEVLKVTYGKTKLLSSLKELHLKYLPNMTHIWKGETQYINLCNLKRIKLWMCPKLVKIFSQDLLQSLICLEEMEICSCDNLEEIFIMREEEEIIPPRKDLTTTSPSLGNLTSIYIFSCNKLKSLFTPSIVKSLVKLWKLKIYDCSALEEIVTNEEVSSSLAKKIVFPSLSELKLVQLSNIGCFSSSSYSIEFPVLEELMIIKCPNMKIFGYGKQLTPKFNKVMMSSTRARWLGNLNSTVEQLFIEEQEKIAREQLNEEEEEEKEEEEEKVNT